In the genome of Balneola sp., one region contains:
- a CDS encoding bifunctional aspartate kinase/homoserine dehydrogenase I, translating to MLVLKFGGTSVGSAESLDLVRKIVKEKAASSPLVVVVSALGGVTNDLEKCASLAENGVESYSEILEEIELRHITLCNVLIPVAQRSNTLTRVKFLLNDLEDICRGVFLIRELSPRSSDQILSFGERLSSEIIKDYFKADDIDTSLLNPRKLIKTDAQFGNAVVDRDLTFQNIRKDFEKHSQVSICPGFLASSNTGNQITTLGRGGSDYTASLLAAALEAEALEIWTDVSGMMTANPKLVPLAHTISELSYEEAMELSHFGAKVIYPPTIQPVLDKEIPILIKNTFAANDSGTRISKEGEINGSWIKGISSIDEVALCTLSGSGMVAVPNFSYRLFSALSREAINVIMITQASSEHTITVGIDRMDAERAKTSIENEFRNEIQQHKVNPLAVETGLSIVALVGTKMREQVGVSATLFETLSENGINVKAIAQGSTELNISVVVEKRHLAKSLNSIHESFFLSDLRKFNVFMIGVGNVGKAFLEQIKKQQEFLAKAFQINLSVTGLANSRKMLFNTDTIDLATWEADLDEYGKSMSQEGFVREMIDMNLRNSIFIDSTASDDIPSFYKQVLSNSISVVTPNKVACSSDFDTYLGLKKIATKYRTRFLFETNVGAGLPVVSTVSDLLKSGDRIHKIQAVLSGTLNFLFNTYDGSQKFSDVVKEAKAAGYTEPDPRLDLSGVDVMRKILILARESGHKLELSDIENNAFVPEECMNTSSIEEFYAKLDEYDHVFKELYENATSEGKRIKYVASFEKGDAKTGLETFGIDHPFYELQGKDNIVLYYTNRYSEQPLVVKGAGAGADVTASGIFADVMRITST from the coding sequence ATGCTCGTTTTAAAATTTGGGGGCACTTCCGTTGGCAGTGCAGAAAGCCTCGATTTAGTACGAAAGATAGTTAAGGAAAAGGCTGCTTCTTCCCCATTGGTTGTGGTAGTCTCTGCACTCGGAGGCGTTACCAACGATCTTGAAAAATGTGCTTCACTTGCAGAAAACGGAGTTGAAAGCTACTCCGAAATTCTTGAAGAAATTGAACTGCGCCATATTACTCTTTGCAATGTTCTTATCCCTGTAGCTCAACGCAGCAATACCCTTACAAGGGTTAAATTCCTTCTTAATGATTTAGAAGATATCTGCCGAGGGGTGTTCCTTATTCGCGAACTTTCTCCCCGTTCAAGCGACCAAATTCTAAGTTTTGGAGAACGTCTTTCCTCAGAAATAATTAAAGACTACTTCAAGGCTGATGATATAGATACCTCATTACTCAATCCCAGAAAGCTTATAAAAACGGATGCTCAATTTGGAAATGCGGTTGTTGATCGTGACTTAACCTTTCAGAATATTCGCAAGGATTTTGAAAAGCATTCACAGGTTAGCATTTGTCCTGGCTTTCTTGCTTCTTCAAATACTGGTAACCAGATAACCACATTGGGACGTGGGGGCTCAGACTATACTGCCTCCCTGCTTGCAGCTGCATTAGAAGCAGAAGCTCTTGAGATCTGGACCGATGTTAGTGGAATGATGACCGCCAATCCAAAGTTGGTTCCCCTTGCTCATACCATTTCAGAGTTATCCTATGAAGAAGCTATGGAGCTTTCTCACTTCGGAGCAAAGGTAATTTATCCCCCTACCATTCAGCCAGTACTGGACAAAGAAATTCCTATTCTGATAAAGAATACCTTTGCCGCTAATGATTCTGGAACACGAATCTCTAAAGAGGGTGAAATTAACGGAAGTTGGATAAAGGGTATTTCTTCGATTGACGAAGTAGCACTGTGTACACTTTCAGGTTCCGGAATGGTAGCAGTACCTAATTTCTCCTATCGATTATTCTCCGCGTTAAGTAGAGAGGCTATTAATGTGATCATGATCACACAAGCTTCGTCTGAGCATACTATCACTGTTGGTATTGATAGAATGGATGCTGAGAGAGCTAAAACTAGCATTGAAAACGAATTCAGAAATGAGATTCAGCAGCACAAAGTAAACCCTTTGGCAGTAGAAACCGGGCTATCTATTGTTGCATTAGTTGGAACAAAAATGAGAGAACAGGTTGGCGTAAGTGCTACCCTTTTTGAAACTTTGAGCGAGAATGGAATTAATGTAAAGGCGATAGCTCAGGGATCAACAGAACTAAATATTTCTGTGGTAGTCGAAAAAAGACACCTTGCCAAATCATTGAATTCTATCCATGAGAGCTTTTTCCTGTCCGATCTTAGAAAATTCAATGTATTTATGATCGGGGTAGGAAATGTAGGAAAAGCTTTTTTAGAGCAGATAAAGAAGCAGCAGGAATTTCTGGCTAAGGCTTTCCAGATAAACCTTAGTGTTACGGGGCTGGCTAATTCTCGCAAAATGCTATTCAATACAGATACTATTGACTTAGCAACCTGGGAAGCTGATTTAGACGAGTATGGAAAGTCTATGTCTCAAGAAGGTTTTGTACGGGAAATGATAGATATGAACCTGCGAAACAGCATTTTTATCGATTCTACTGCAAGTGATGATATCCCCTCTTTCTATAAACAGGTGTTATCTAATAGTATTTCGGTAGTGACTCCTAATAAAGTGGCCTGCTCATCTGATTTTGATACTTATCTGGGCCTCAAGAAGATCGCAACCAAATATCGTACACGTTTCTTGTTTGAGACTAATGTGGGAGCTGGTCTTCCGGTAGTTTCAACAGTAAGTGACTTACTTAAGAGCGGAGATCGAATCCATAAAATCCAGGCTGTTCTTTCAGGAACCCTCAATTTCTTGTTTAACACCTACGATGGTTCACAAAAATTCAGTGATGTGGTAAAAGAAGCAAAAGCTGCTGGGTATACCGAACCCGATCCCAGGTTGGATCTTAGCGGTGTGGATGTAATGAGAAAAATCCTGATTCTTGCCAGAGAAAGCGGCCACAAGCTTGAATTATCTGATATCGAAAATAACGCCTTTGTACCTGAGGAGTGCATGAATACCTCTTCTATTGAAGAATTCTATGCTAAGCTCGATGAGTATGATCATGTATTTAAGGAGCTCTATGAAAATGCAACATCAGAAGGTAAGCGCATTAAATATGTGGCTAGCTTTGAAAAAGGCGATGCAAAAACAGGTTTGGAGACCTTTGGTATAGACCATCCCTTCTATGAGCTTCAAGGAAAAGACAATATAGTGCTGTATTATACCAACCGTTATTCAGAACAACCCTTAGTTGTAAAGGGTGCGGGAGCCGGAGCTGATGTAACAGCCTCAGGTATATTTGCAGATGTTATGAGAATTACCTCCACTTGA
- the galE gene encoding UDP-glucose 4-epimerase GalE, whose translation MSVLVTGGAGYIGSHTVLELLSTNQDVVIIDNLSNSSEESIRRVEQITGKKPHLYTIDLLDRNKVEEVFDAHDIKSVIHFAGYKAVGESVAKPVMYYDNNLNSTLILCEVMAAKGVKKLVFSSSATVYGDPASVPITEDFPLSATNPYGRTKLFIEYILQDLYRADNSWSIGLLRYFNPVGAHKSGLIGEDPNGLPNNLMPYVSQVAVGKLPQLSVFGDDYPTPDGTGVRDYIHVVDLALGHLKAIQKIDDSAPGVYVYNLGTGKGSSVLEMIKAFEEASGKSVAYKIVDRRPGDIAECYADPKKAEQELGWKAERGVKEMCEDGWRWQSNNPNGYK comes from the coding sequence ATGTCAGTATTAGTAACTGGGGGAGCAGGATATATTGGAAGCCACACTGTTTTAGAATTGCTATCAACAAATCAAGATGTGGTTATTATTGATAATCTATCAAACAGTAGTGAAGAATCGATTCGAAGAGTTGAGCAAATAACAGGTAAGAAACCTCACTTATATACCATCGATTTACTCGATCGCAATAAGGTTGAAGAGGTTTTTGATGCTCATGATATAAAATCAGTTATTCACTTTGCTGGTTACAAAGCGGTTGGTGAATCGGTAGCAAAGCCAGTGATGTACTATGATAACAACCTGAATAGTACACTTATACTTTGCGAAGTAATGGCTGCTAAAGGGGTTAAGAAATTAGTTTTTAGTTCTTCTGCTACGGTTTATGGAGATCCGGCCTCAGTACCAATCACTGAAGACTTCCCCCTTTCTGCCACCAATCCTTATGGCAGAACAAAACTATTTATCGAATACATCTTACAGGATTTATATAGAGCGGATAATTCCTGGAGTATTGGCCTACTTCGTTATTTCAACCCGGTAGGTGCTCATAAATCAGGATTAATTGGAGAAGACCCAAATGGTCTACCTAATAACTTGATGCCTTATGTATCACAAGTAGCTGTTGGAAAACTTCCTCAGCTTTCTGTATTTGGAGATGACTACCCAACTCCAGATGGTACAGGAGTAAGAGATTATATACATGTAGTAGACCTTGCCTTGGGTCACCTTAAAGCTATTCAAAAAATAGATGATAGTGCTCCGGGAGTGTACGTTTATAATCTCGGGACTGGAAAGGGTTCTAGCGTTTTGGAAATGATTAAAGCGTTCGAGGAAGCTTCCGGGAAATCTGTTGCTTATAAAATAGTTGATCGTCGTCCTGGTGATATAGCCGAATGTTATGCCGATCCTAAGAAAGCAGAACAAGAACTTGGCTGGAAAGCAGAACGCGGAGTAAAGGAGATGTGTGAGGATGGATGGCGCTGGCAATCAAATAACCCGAATGGGTATAAATAA
- a CDS encoding sensor histidine kinase, translating to MNVFTQSFYGKLSLVFLILILFLGGSLAYLSMKSSLMFVEETTQKVNKMLAMEMAMEIQPFLNESIEADSIQQQIEYLQGINPQVDIYLVGGNGMIKGVFLGEESSANLQLKFVDTKPIDRFLSGDELPILGQDPLNPDLLKPFSAATISIMGETGCYLYVILGGKMYDETASMLAESYIIKNSMIGLGMILVGTILVGLLIFRWLTRRLRNMTTTVQAFEHGQLEERVVINSGDEIGVLGASFNQMADTIVANMDEIKQVDKLRRELIANVSHDLRSPLASIQGYLETIQVKDASLSDEDRNRYYDIVLRNTRKLGNLISELFELSKLDAKNVQPELEPVSIAELAQDVVVQFQPIAEEKNISLSAVLPDEPLNLVNADIALMERAISNLIDNAIKNTPEQGEVKIIPANEGNTVSVKISDTGIGIPEDQISRIFDRFYQTDPSRTGATGAGLGLSIAQRILELHGSKLSVQSVLNQGTTFSFSLLPYTD from the coding sequence ATGAACGTTTTCACACAAAGTTTTTATGGGAAGCTTTCCCTTGTTTTTTTGATTCTTATCCTCTTTTTAGGTGGTTCTCTTGCATATTTAAGTATGAAATCTTCTTTGATGTTTGTTGAAGAAACCACTCAAAAAGTAAATAAGATGCTTGCAATGGAAATGGCTATGGAGATTCAGCCATTTCTCAATGAGTCTATTGAAGCTGATAGTATCCAACAACAAATTGAGTATTTACAGGGAATCAATCCCCAGGTGGATATTTATCTTGTAGGTGGTAATGGGATGATAAAAGGGGTATTTCTAGGGGAAGAATCCAGTGCTAACCTGCAGCTGAAATTTGTAGATACCAAGCCTATAGATCGTTTCTTAAGTGGTGATGAGCTTCCTATTCTGGGCCAGGATCCTTTAAATCCTGATCTACTTAAACCATTTTCAGCGGCTACAATATCTATAATGGGAGAAACTGGTTGTTACTTATATGTGATTTTAGGTGGTAAAATGTATGATGAAACTGCTTCAATGCTTGCAGAGAGTTATATCATAAAAAATTCCATGATTGGTCTTGGGATGATCCTGGTAGGAACAATTCTGGTTGGACTTTTGATTTTCAGATGGCTTACTAGAAGACTAAGAAACATGACTACCACCGTACAAGCTTTTGAGCATGGTCAACTTGAAGAAAGAGTGGTTATCAATTCCGGTGATGAAATTGGAGTACTTGGTGCATCTTTTAATCAAATGGCGGACACTATTGTTGCAAATATGGATGAGATCAAACAGGTTGACAAGCTTAGAAGAGAACTTATCGCTAATGTATCGCATGATCTCCGAAGTCCCTTAGCATCTATTCAAGGCTACCTTGAGACAATCCAGGTAAAAGACGCTTCACTCTCAGATGAAGACCGTAATCGATACTACGACATAGTGTTACGTAATACCAGAAAACTAGGAAACCTTATTTCTGAACTCTTTGAGCTTTCCAAATTAGATGCAAAAAACGTACAACCAGAATTAGAACCTGTTTCTATTGCTGAACTTGCGCAGGATGTCGTAGTTCAATTTCAGCCTATAGCCGAAGAAAAGAATATATCTTTGAGTGCGGTATTGCCAGATGAGCCATTGAACCTTGTTAATGCGGATATTGCCCTGATGGAACGTGCAATTTCCAATTTGATTGATAACGCGATAAAGAATACCCCTGAACAAGGTGAAGTTAAAATTATACCTGCGAATGAAGGAAATACGGTCAGTGTAAAAATTTCGGATACTGGAATTGGTATTCCTGAGGATCAGATTTCTCGAATTTTTGATCGCTTTTACCAGACCGATCCAAGTCGAACCGGAGCTACCGGTGCAGGTTTGGGTTTATCAATCGCGCAAAGGATACTGGAACTACATGGATCAAAACTTTCCGTACAAAGTGTATTAAACCAGGGAACGACCTTCAGCTTTAGTCTATTACCATATACAGATTAA
- a CDS encoding DNA-binding response regulator codes for MKAPKEPILIVEDDQDLSELIKIQLSDLNFSIEQSFNGTEALEKAQANSYSLVILDVMLPGTNGFDICKAIRENDSKTPILMLTAKAEEIDKIMGLEFGADDYLTKPFSIRELTARVKALLRRSSVTEQAENPVQEHIEFGELSIYPNKRVIELGSDTLELTSKEFDLLLLFANNPGRAYSRQQLLDVVWGYQYNGYSHTVNSHINRLRSKIEKDPANPTFIKTVWGVGYRFTELHEI; via the coding sequence ATGAAAGCTCCCAAAGAACCCATACTTATTGTTGAAGATGATCAGGATTTATCTGAACTCATCAAGATTCAACTTAGCGACTTAAATTTTAGTATTGAGCAAAGCTTCAATGGAACAGAAGCATTAGAAAAAGCTCAGGCTAATTCCTATTCTCTCGTAATATTGGATGTCATGTTACCAGGAACCAATGGTTTTGATATTTGTAAAGCCATTCGTGAAAATGATTCCAAAACCCCTATTCTAATGCTTACAGCAAAAGCTGAAGAGATTGATAAGATCATGGGCTTGGAATTTGGTGCTGATGATTATTTGACAAAGCCTTTCAGTATTCGAGAACTAACTGCCCGCGTAAAAGCATTGCTCAGAAGATCGAGTGTTACTGAACAAGCTGAGAATCCTGTACAAGAACATATTGAATTCGGAGAATTATCTATTTATCCCAACAAAAGGGTAATTGAATTAGGAAGTGATACCCTTGAACTGACCAGCAAAGAGTTTGATCTATTACTTCTATTCGCTAATAACCCGGGAAGAGCTTACAGCAGACAACAATTGCTTGATGTAGTTTGGGGATATCAATACAACGGCTATAGCCATACCGTGAATTCTCATATTAATCGATTGAGAAGCAAAATTGAGAAAGACCCGGCAAATCCCACATTTATCAAAACGGTATGGGGTGTGGGCTATCGTTTCACCGAACTACACGAGATTTAA
- a CDS encoding taurine dioxygenase, producing the protein MLYGETAYIKEFAEAALTSFREFQENYSQFLLSRDEVNFRKTGHKIKPVAQMLGLEIILDEYEHAKALIWEEKDTKDLQTAVQKMDEICEKVLSELKEISQQA; encoded by the coding sequence ATGTTGTATGGTGAAACTGCATATATAAAGGAATTTGCGGAAGCTGCACTTACATCTTTTAGGGAATTCCAGGAGAATTACTCCCAATTCTTACTTTCTCGAGATGAAGTCAACTTCAGAAAGACCGGGCATAAAATTAAGCCAGTAGCACAAATGCTTGGACTGGAAATTATTCTCGATGAATATGAGCATGCAAAAGCTCTTATTTGGGAAGAAAAAGATACCAAAGACTTACAAACAGCTGTCCAAAAAATGGATGAAATTTGTGAGAAGGTACTTTCTGAGCTAAAAGAAATAAGCCAGCAGGCTTAA